The following proteins come from a genomic window of Trifolium pratense cultivar HEN17-A07 linkage group LG4, ARS_RC_1.1, whole genome shotgun sequence:
- the LOC123924627 gene encoding probable serine/threonine-protein kinase At1g54610 — protein sequence MGCVFGKEGSERKKEVVKVAKVEEVELECEVQNGVNEKEGGAGDDEKRRRQRARRERRRQSLKPNPRLSNPPNHIHGEQVAAGWPSWLSKVAGEAIHGLTPRRADSFHKLDKIGQGTYSNVYKAKDTLTGKIVALKKVRFDNLEPESVKFMAREILILRRLDHPNVVKLEGLVTSRMSCSLYLVFQYMEHDLAGLSTSPTIKFTVSQVKCYMHQLFSGLEHCHNRNVLHRDIKGSNLLVDNEGILRIADFGLASFFDPNHKHPMTSRVVTLWYRSPELLLGATEYDVGVDLWSAGCILAELLAGRPIMPGRTEVEQLHKIFKLCGSPSEEYWKKAKLPHATIFKPQQSYKRCISNKFEDFPPSSLPLIETLLAIDPDERQTATAALHSEFFMTQPYACEPSNLPKYPPSKEMDTKLRDEEARRLRAAGKGNAVGTKKSRSRDRGGRGIPVPEVNAELQANIDKWRLVTRANAKSKSEKFPPPHQDGTLGYPLSSYHMDPVFDPPDVPFSSIDFSYTKASIQTWSGPLMEPRMSAPRRKKNKAGLKKDINR from the exons ATGGGGTGTGTGTTTGGGAAAGAGGGTTCAGAGAGGAAAAAAGAGGTGGTGAAAGTTGCTAAGGTGGAGGAGGTTGAACTTGAGTGTGAGGTTCAAAATGGTGTGAATGAGAAAGAGGGTGGAGCTGGAGATGATGAGAAGAGGAGGAGACAAAGAGCAAGGAGGGAGAGGAGGAGGCAATCTTTGAAGCCTAATCCAAGGCTGAGCAATCCACCTAATCATATCCATGGTGAGCAAGTTGCTGCAGGGTGGCCCTCTTGGCTTTCCAAGGTTGCTGGAGAAGCTATACATGGATTGACGCCTCGAAGGGCGGACAGTTTTCATAAGCTTGATAAG ATTGGACAAGGTACATATAGCAATGTTTATAAAGCTAAGGATACTTTAACTGGAAAAATTGTTGCATTAAAGAAGGTTCGTTTTGACAATTTAGAGCCAGAGAGTGTGAAATTCATGGCCAGAGAAATTCTGATTCTGCGACGTTTGGATCATCCCAATGTTGTCAAACTAGAGGGTTTAGTGACTTCTAGGATGTCATGTAGTTTGTATCTTGTCTTTCAATACATGGAGCATGATTTGGCTGGACTTTCTACAAGCCCCACAATTAAGTTTACAGTGTCTCAG GTTAAATGTTACATGCATCAGCTATTTTCTGGACTGGAACACTGTCATAACCGTAATGTGCTGCATCGTGATATAAAGGGATCAAACCTTCTTGTTGACAATGAAGGAATTCTTAGGATTGCTGATTTTGGATTAGCTTCCTTCTTTGATCCTAATCACAAACATCCTATGACTAGTAGGGTGGTTACTTTATGGTATCGATCTCCCGAACTTCTTCTTGGAGCCACTGAATATGATGTAGGAGTGGACCTGTGGAGTGCTGGCTGTATTCTTGCTGAATTGTTGGCTGGAAGGCCTATTATGCCCGGTCGAACAGAG GTTGAACAGCTACATAAGATATTTAAGCTATGTGGTTCTCCTTCTGAAGAATATTGGAAAAAGGCAAAGCTACCACATGCTACAATTTTTAAGCCGCAACAATCATATAAGCGATGCATATCAAATAAATTTGAAGATTTCCCACCATCATCATTGCCACTAATTGAAACCCTTCTAGCTATCGATCCAGATGAACGACAAACAGCCACTGCTGCATTGCACAGTGAA TTCTTTATGACACAGCCTTATGCTTGTGAACCCTCTAACCTTCCAAAATATCCTCCCAGTAAGGAGATGGATACAAAACTACGGGATGAAGAAGCTAGAAG ATTAAGAGCCGCGGGCAAAGGTAATGCTGTTGGAACTAAGAAATCACGTTCACGTGATCGAGGCGGGAGGGGAATTCCAGTTCCAGAGGTCAATGCTGAGCTGCAAGCAAATATTGAT AAATGGAGACTGGTAACGCGTGCAAATGCGAAGAGCAAGAGTGAGAAATTTCCTCCTCCTCACCAAGATGGAACTTTAGGCTATCCTTTGAGTTCATATCACATGGATCCAGTTTTCGATCCTCCTGATGTTCCATTTAGTTCCATAGATTTCTCATATACTAAAGCAAGTATTCAAACCTGGTCCGGCCCATTGATGGAACCGAGGATGAGTGCACCGAGGAGAAAGAAGAACAAGGCAGGCCTCAAGAAGGACATAAACAGGTAG
- the LOC123923255 gene encoding sodium/hydrogen exchanger 2-like, with protein sequence MVGGGALYEKLTTMMTSDHASVVSLNIFVALLCTCIVIGHLLEENRWINESITALLIGLCTGVLILFTTGGRSSHIMVFSEDLFFIYLLPPIIFNAGFQVKKKQFFRNFMTIMLFGAIGTLISFCIISLGAIHFFQKLDIGSLKIGDYLAIGAIFSATDSVCTLQVLNQDETPLLYSLVFGEGVVNDATSVVLFKAIQNFDLSHIDLTTALHLLGNFLYLFIASTVLGIFVGLLSAFIIKKLYFGKLIRHSTDREVALMILMAYLSYMLAELFSLSAILTVFFCGILMSHYTWHNVTESSRVTTKHTFATMSFIAEIFIFLYVGMDALDIEKWRFVSQSPRKSIGVSSLLLALILVGRAAFVFPLSFISNLSKKSQSEKIEFKQQVTIWWAGLMRGAVSIALAYNQFSKLGHTKLGENAIMITSTITVVLFSTVVFGLMTKPLVRLLLPSSKHIIISIPSPPSSPKSFSVPLLGNGEDDVGGNGPIQRPSRLRMLLRIPSHGVHHHWRKFDDSFMRPVFGGRGFVPYVPGSPL encoded by the exons ATGGTTGGAGGAGGAGCTTTATACGAAAAACTAACGACGATGATGACCTCGGATCATGCTTCCGTGGTCTCACTAAACATATTTGTTGCTCTTCTTTGTACTTGCATCGTCATCGGTCATTTGTTAGAGGAAAACCGTTGGATTAATGAATCTATCACTGCCCTTCTCATT GGTTTATGTACTGGTGTTTTAATATTGTTTACAACTGGAGGAAGAAGCTCTCATATAATGGTTTTCAGTGAAGACCTTTTCTTTATTTACCTTCTTCCACCTATCATTTTCAATGCCGG GTTTCAGGTCAAGAAGAAACAATTTTTTCGCAATTTTATGACTATAATGCTTTTTGGTGCAATTGGTACACTAATATCATTCTGCATCATATCACTAG GTGCCATACACTTCTTCCAAAAATTAGATATTGGTTCCCTCAAGATTGGAGATTATCTAG CAATTGGAGCAATATTTTCAGCAACAGATTCAGTTTGCACATTACAG GTTCTTAATCAAGATGAGACACCTTTACTATACAGCTTGGTATTTGGAGAAGGAGTAGTAAATGATGCTACTTCTGTAGTACTCTTCAAAGCAATTCAGAATTTTGACCTCTCCCACATTGACTTAACCACTGCTTTACATTTACTaggaaattttttatatttattcatAGCAAGCACTGTGTTGGGAATCTTT gttggatTGCTTAGTGCATTCATAATTAAAAAGCTCTATTTTGGCAAGTTGATAAG ACACTCTACAGATCGCGAGGTTGCTCTCATGATACTAATGGCTTACCTTTCATATATGCTAGCAGAA CTATTTTCTTTAAGTGCCATTCTGACTGTTTTCTTCTGCGGCATTCTTATGTCGCATTATACGTGGCATAATGTAACAGAAAGTTCACGAGTTACAACAAA GCATACTTTTGCTACTATGTCATTCATTGCTGAGATATTTATCTTCCTTTATGTTGGGATGGATGCACTAGATATAGAGAAGTGGCGATTCGTAAGTCAAAG CCCAAGAAAATCAATTGGGGTCAGTTCATTGCTGTTGGCTCTTATCCTGGTGGGAAGAGCTGCATTTGTTTTTCCTCTTTCCTTCATATCCAACTTGTCTAAGAAGTCTCAGTCTGAGAAAATTGAGTTTAAGCAACAA GTGACAATTTGGTGGGCAGGTCTCATGCGCGGAGCTGTTTCTATTGCACTTGCTTACAATCAg TTTTCCAAGCTAGGACATACTAAATTGGGTGAGAATGCCATCATGATCACTAGTACTATTACGGTTGTACTCTTCAGCACAGTG GTGTTTGGCTTGATGACGAAGCCACTGGTGAGGTTATTGCTTCCTTCATCTAAACACATAATAATCAGCATACCATCCCCACCATCGAGTCCGAAATCGTTCAGTGTGCCACTTCTTGGCAATGGAGAAGATGATGTAGGGGGCAATGGTCCGATCCAAAGACCAAGCAGATTGCGTATGCTCCTTAGGATCCCTAGTCATGGGGTACATCACCATTGGCGCAAATTTGATGATTCTTTCATGCGACCCGTCTTTGGTGGCCGGGGTTTTGTACCATATgttcctggttcacccctttaA